In Homalodisca vitripennis isolate AUS2020 unplaced genomic scaffold, UT_GWSS_2.1 ScUCBcl_12955;HRSCAF=22944, whole genome shotgun sequence, one genomic interval encodes:
- the LOC124375070 gene encoding heterogeneous nuclear ribonucleoprotein A1-like — LSFRSRGFGFVTYAHSEMVDEAMSHRPHKIDGREVETKRAIPKDEIENIPQQAMDVKKLFVGGLKHLEDSDLQEHFTQFGNVVSCDIIVNRDTGVKRGFAFIEFDDTDAVDKVICKFYCLFVI, encoded by the exons ttatctttcagaTCTCGAGGTTTTGGATTTGTCACCTATGCGCATTCCGAGATGGTTGACGAGGCAATGTCACACAGGCCTCATAAAATTGATGGTCGTGAGGTGGAAACAAAGAGGGCTATACCGAAAGAT GAGATAGAGAACATTCCTCAGCAAGCGATGGACGTGAAGAAACTATTTGTTGGTGGCCTCAAACACTTAGAGGATAGTGACCTTCAGGAGCACTTTACTCAGTTTGGAAATGTTGTCTCTTGTGATATAATTGTCAATAGAGACACTGGTGTCAAGCGAGGATTTGCTTTCATAGAATTTGATGATACCGATGCAGTGGACAAAGTcatttgtaagttttattgtttgtttgtcaTTTAG